In Salinibaculum sp. SYNS191, the genomic window GTCGTGGTCGTCGACTCCGCCGAACAGGCCCTGGAGACGGTGCAGTCGCACATCCCGGCCGACGCCTCGGTGATGAACGGCCACTCCACGACTCTCGAAGAAATCGGCTTCGTCGAGTACCTGACCGAGGGCGACCACGACTGGGAGGCGCTCCCGGACGAAATCTGGAGTATCGACGACGATGCCGAGCGCCAGGCCGCCCGCAGGGAGTCACAGACTGCCGATTACTTCCTCGGCGGCATCAACGCAATCGCGCAGTCGGGCGAACTCGTCGCGGCCGACCGGTCGGGCAGTCGCATCGGCGCATATCCCTTCGCCGCCAGCAACGTCGTCATCGTCAGCGGCGTCAACAAGATCGTCCCGACGCTCGACGACGCGCTCGACCGCCTCGAATCCGTGGCCTACCCGCTGGAGAACGAGCGCGCGAAGGAAGCGTACGGCGTCGACTCGGCGATCGCCAAGCAACTCATCTTCCGGCAGGAACTCGAAGACGGGCGGACGACTGTCGTCCTCGTCCGCGACCAGCTCGGTTACTGAACCCGATTCCTGACGGCAGTCCACCGGCGCACACCAGTGACCGCTTCTGAGACCACTGCCGAGTCGCCGCCCCGCTCAGCAGTGGGCCTCCGCCCCGCGGAACTCAGACCGCACTGAGACTGTCGTAAATCTGCCCGAAGTTGTCGAATTTACCCTCCTTGTCCCACCACAGTTCACGGAAGAAGTCGTTCAACTCGTCGGCGGCGTCGCTCACCGGCGTTGCACTCCCGATTGGCGTCCCCTTGAAGTCGGGTTCGAACTCGCCGATGGTCGGCCCGCCTTCGAGGGCCGTCGCGTCCGTAATCTCGTAGACGGCGAAGTCGCCGTCGAAGATACCCGTGTAGTCGTCGTCCTTCTTCGCAGTGTCGTAGACGTAGTTGCCGTCCAGGAATTCCGTGTACTCCATCACGTTCGCGAGGTGCCAGATGTCCTCGAAGTCCGCTTCGGGGCGCTGGTTGTACTCCAGCAGCGTTCGGGTCAGCTGTTTCGCGAGGCCCGTCGTCATCCCCTGGTGGACGAGTTCGTCGGCGGTCGTGAGCCTCGGGCCGGGTGTGAACTCGCTCATCACGCTCCGCGTCGTGCTCGACGCGATGCGCTGGATCATGAAGACGGCGGACTCCTTCGCGTCCTTGAAGTCGATGCCCTGACGGTCCCACTCGTCGGTGTGGAACAGGACTGGATGGTGTATCCTGTCCGGGTCGTCTCGCCCCAGGTCGTTCGGGTCGTCGATGACCCGCCAGTTCTGTATCTCGGCGTGTGACTGGGCTTCGCCGTGGCCGGACCACGGCCCGCCGATGTTGTACGTCCGCACCGTGTCGTCGTCGGGTGAGTACAGCATCCCCGCCAGTCGCGACCCCATCTCCATCGGGACTTTCCACGCCAGCACGTCGAAGTCGTGGTAGCGCTTGTACGCCTCCCGAATCAGCACGACGTTCTCGTACGTGGAGATTTTCACGTAGTTGTACAGAATCGAGATGAGGAGTGTGTGCCCGTAGTCGAGGGACTCTTTTACCGTATCAGCGTTCTTCCACTTCTCCGCGTCGTAACTCGTCGGCCCATCCTCGGACTCTTTCAGGAATCCGCCCTCTTTCGCCTTCGGATAGATGGAGTCGTCGACGAACGACTGGACGATGCGCTCCATCGGGACGTTGTCGATCGGATGCTCGACGATGACGTCGAAATTGCTGTCGCGGTACAGTTTCAGCGCCTCGAAGTCGATGGTATGCGTGTCCCGCTCCGAGTCGGTCGTGTAGTCGAACGCAGGATGGTCCCTGACCACCCCGCCGACAGGCTCGCTGACGAACCGTCCCAGGCTAGTTCGGAGTCCGTCGTCCCGGCCGGGTTCCATGTCCCAGCGGTAGTTCGCCGGGCGGTCGACATCCGGTTCGTCTTCGGTGGCGGTGTCCTCTCGCGTCGCCGTGTCGTCGTCGGGAGTCTGTGTCGCTGTTTCCGTCGGGCTTGCCGTCTCCGTCGGCGTCGGGACAGCGGTCTCTGTCGGGGTCCCGTCGGGTGGTGTCTCGGTCGGAGTGTCACCGGAGCTTGCACAGCCCGCCAGCAGCAGCGCCGTACCGACAGCGCCAGCGCGTTCGAGGAAACGGCGACGGTCGAATTCAGAAGGAGCGTCCATCAAGTACCCGACAGGACGGAGTAGACCCTGATAAATCCTGACATCTGTGGCAGAATATATAATACTAGTGTCACATGCGGGTCGGGCCGGTCCCGACCGGGGATGGTCGGGGGTTACGCGACAGTTCGCACCACGAAATCGAACACCAGCGAACTGACGTAGGGGAGGACCAGCGCGAACAGTATCTCCTGGACCATCGCGAAGTCGATCGGCAACTCGCTGGTGGACTGCACGCGCTGCATCCGGATGTGGTTGTACGTGTACTGGCTCGCGTCGTCGGTCGACTCCGGTTCGGCGTACGGGAACAGGTCGTCGGTGGACCCGACCCGTCTCGACGCTTCGGCAAGCGCCTCGATTTTCGCCTCCTTTGCCGCGGCGAGGTAGGACTTGATGCGCAACAGCGGTCCGAGAAAGAGCCCCAGTCCGAGCAGCAAACCACCAGCGAGCAGCGTCGACGAAAAGAGGCCAGTCGGACTCGTCCCGGTGGCGACCGTCTGGAACACCGCAAAGAGCGCCACCAGAATGAAGTAGGAGACGGCGACGCTTTTGAACAGGGTCCCCGCGGGGGCCAATCCGGCGAAGCCGTGGGGGTCGGAGAAGTCCACGAGCGTCGCCCGTTCGATTTTGAACGGCAACAACACGAGGACGCCGACGACGACGGCGACGAACTCCGCGCCGATGGGGTACAGAACGAAGGGGATGACGACGTAGAATCGGACCGCGGCGACGGCCCGCCCGGTCAGGTCGGCAACCGGCCCGACGACGCTGGACGGGTCGGTCGCGAGCACGAGCCCGTAGAGCACCAGCCCACCGACCAGAATCGCCCGCCGAACGGGTCGGTGGACGAGCGTGTCGAGCGCGGCGTCGGCCTTGCCCGTCGTGTCTGCTGGCAGCCCGACGAGAGACAGGAGTCGCGAGGTGAGCGGGCTTTCGAGATTGAGTCCTCTGATGTCGGCATCGACCGGTTCCGGGAGGTCGTTGATGGTCGCTTCGTACTTCGATTTCGTCCGGAGCAGAATCCAGACGACCGCCGGCCAGGCAACGACCTGAAAGATTTCACCGGGGTTCACGGCAAAGGACAGCACGCCCGTCTGGAGCCAGCCGACGAGAGAGAGCAGCGGCAGATGCACGAGAACGATAGTCACCATCAACAGGTACGGCCCTGCCGCTGTCGTGCCAAACACCCGCTCGCCGACCCCGTCGAATCCCACCACCTCGGCCGCGCGCTCGATCCAGAGGTCGCCCACTGTCAGACTCGCCATTGGTCCCTATTCACCAGATTTTTTTGATAAAAATACCGTCTTGACGTGGAGGTGAGACGCAGTGAGCAGCATGTTGTGTCTCGCTACTGTACGTACTAGACGCCATGGCACTCCCCTTCCGGCGTGAGAGCGAGGAGACGGACCGGCTGCTCGCGCTCTCGGACGGCGTCATCGCGATCGCCATCACCCTGCTGGTGCTCGAAATCTCGGTCCCGGAGCTGCCGCCGGGGACGACGTCCGAGGCTCTCCAGGCGGTCGTCTTCGACCAGTGGAACCAGTTCGTCGGGTACACGCTCAGCTTCCTCGTCATCGGGCTCTACTGGACGCTCCACCGGCGCGTGTTCGTCTACATCGAGGAGCACAATCGGGGGGTTCTCTGGCTGAACCTCCTCTTTTTGCTCTTCGTGGCGTTCGTCCCCTACGGCACGAGCGTCTTCAGCACCTACCCCAACGCATTCGGCATCGCGTTCATCGCAGCGGTGCTCGCGCTCACCGGTCTCAGTCTCGCGCTCCTGTGGCTGTACGCGTCGAGAAAGCGCCTGATTGAGGAAGGGCTCACCTCGCGAGTCGTCACGATTCAGGCCACGCGGTACCTCGTCTCACCGGTCGTGTTCCTCCTCTCTATCGTCGTCGCGACCGTCGACCCCGGGTGGGCAGTGCTCACCTGGCTCCTGCTCGTGCCGATCAACGCCGCCCTGAACTCGCGGCTGGTCGAGAGCATCGAGGTGGCAGCAGAAGAGGCCGATAGCAGCGAAACGGACTGAACGGCGTCGGTGCCCGCTGTCGCGTCGCACGTATCGCCTTCGAGTAAAACGACCGTCCCGACGGTTCCGTGTGGTTCCCCCGGGGCGGTCGAAGTCACCTTCGGAAGCAGAGGGGTGACAATTACCCCGGCGACTGCGACGGAGTCACAGCCGCTACGGGGCACTCTGGTCTTTTACTTCGAGCGTCATAATTGTTGTTACCTTCGTAAATATTCAGTATAGATAGACATTCGAGTTTATATTCCTATAAAAACAACACATCTGTCAGTACTGGGTGGGCCCGGTGGGAGCCCGGCGTCGCAGCAGGCGGAACCGAGTCGGCGAGGGGGTCGCCGGTCAGAACTTCTCCAGGTAGCGGTCGATCTCCCACTGGGAGACGTCGACCAGGTACTCCCGGAACTCCTGGCGTTTCGCCTCGACGAACTTCTCGGCGACGTGCGGGCCGAGCGCGTCCATGAGGACTTCGTCGCTTTCGAGTTCGTCGACGGCCTCGCCCAGGTTCGACGGCAGCGTCTCGATGCCGTACTCCGCCCGTTCGGCCTCGTCGAAGTCGTAGATGTTCTCGCGGACCGGGTCGGGACAGTCGAGGTCGTTCTCGATGCCGTCGAGCCCGGCGTGAATCATCGCGGCGAAGGCGAGGTACGGGTTACACGAGGGGTCCGGCGAGCGCAGTTCGATGCGGCTCGCAGCGGGCGTCCGCGCGGCCGGCTTGCGGACGAGCGCGGAACGGTTGACGTCGGACCACGCGATGTAGACCGGGGCTTCGTAGCCGGGAACGAGTCGCTTGTAGCTGTTGACCGTCGGATTCGCGACGGCGGTGATGGCGGGCGCGTGTTCGAGGATGCCCGCGAGGAACTGCTTGGCCGTCTCCGAGAGGTTGAACTCATCGGCCGGGTCGTGGAAGGCGTTCTCGCCGTCCTCGGTGAAAAGCGACAGGTGTGTGTGCATGCCCGACCCGTTGATTTTCGGGATGGGCTTGGGCATGAACGTCGCGTGCATGTCGTGCTGGGCGGCGATAGCCCGGACGACCGACCGGAAGGTCGCGACGTTGTCGGCCGTGCTGAGGATGTCGTCGTACTTGAAGTCGATCTCGTGCTGGCTCTCGGCCACCTCGTGGTGGCTGGCCTCGACCTCGAAGCCCATCTCCTCGAGTCCGTAGATGATGTCGCCGCGGACGTCCGAGGCGAGGTCCTTCGGCGCGAGGTCGAAGTACCCCCCGCTGTCGGAGAAGTCCAGGGTCGCGTCGCCGTCCTCGTCCTCCTCGAACAGGAAGAACTCGGGTTCCGGACCTGTATTGACCGTGTACCCCATGTCGTTGGCCCGCTGGACGGCGCGCTTGAGGACCCACCGGGGGTCGCCGTCGAACGCCGCGTCCGTCGCCGTGTCGTAGACGTCACAGATGAGCCGCGCGCTCGTGTGATCTCCCGCACTGGTCCAGGGGAGCACGGCGAACGTCGACGGGTTCGGCACGAGCCGCATGTCCGACTCCTGGATGCGGACGAACCCGTCGATAGAGGAGCCGTCGAAGTAGATGCCTTCCGTGAACGCTTTCTCCGCCTGCTCGGCGGGGATAGAGACGTTCTTGACCGTTCCCAGGATGTCCGTGAACTGCAACCTGAGGAAGTCGATGTCGCGCTCCTCGATTTCGTCGATGACGGCCTGTGCATCGTCGGAGAGTGTTGCACTCGTCATTTTCTACGCCCACTAGTCCACAATACAGGCATAAATATTCTATTATCCGAACTAACACAGTTTATTTCTGTATCTTATCGACCAAACGTTTAATTCTATATTGCGTCCGCTGCTCGTGGTAATGGATATTTCAATAACATTTCGAGATTTCATATGTGTGTGAAAAACGGACACGACCCCTGGAAAATATTGCCAGGCATCGCCGGGGCCACGCGCTGCGCCCTCGACTGCAACCCGCGCCGGTCCGGACGGGCAGAGCCGGCGACAGTGGTTTGTGACTGCATCACATACTTCGTCGCGACGATGGAGCGCGGCACCCAGTGGGAGCGCGACGCCGTCCGGGACCGGTGGGAGGAGTTCGAGCGACAGCACCGCGCGGTGAATCGCCTGCTGGTCGGGTGTATCGGGTTCCTCGGGGGCGCGGTGGTCCTGTTTCTCGCCTGGAGCAGCGGCGTCTGCTCGTTCACGCCCGGTGGGGCCCCGGTCCAGTGTCGGCCGGTCAGCGGCCACGTCACGACGCTCGCCCTGACCGCTGTCGGCCTCGGGATGAGCGCGGTCGGTGGGTTGGTCACCTGGCGGGCACTCCGTCCATGAGCGAGTGGACTCCGGAGACGCAGTCGGAGCGGTGCATCACTCGGTTGCTCGTCGACTGGACGGAAAGTGTTTGAAAGACGACCTGCGGACCACCCACCTCCCCAGGCTGATTGGGACCGGGCTTGGAGTGGGAGCAAAGGGGATTGTACAGCGGACCGAACTGGGACGACATAGCGCCGTAGGTCCAGTTACTGCGTGAATTCACCGAGAAATCCAGGGACGGTGAGAGGAACCGATAGAATTTCACGTAGCGATACTCATATCCCACACATGGCATCGAATGCGTCGCTGAGTCGGTCAGTAATCGAGGCCGTCGCCGCCCGTGAAGGTGTCCCCGCGACCGAACTGCCCGAACCTCTGGCACGGGCCGTCGACCCCGACGCGCTGGACTCGCTTTTCAACCACAGTGCCGGTCACGTGCTGTTCACCTACGAGGGGTACGAGGTGTGCGTCAGTTCGACTGGCGACGTCTCGCTGACCCCAACCGAGGGCCGCTAACCGGACCCCGCAGTACACGGACACTCACGCAGCGTCCCCCGCAGCCGACCCGCGTCGGGGACGTCGACCGCTGGAACGTGACCGCCACGAATTATTGCGCGCGAAATGAGAGGTTCCCCACCTGCCGGCGGCGGTGTCCCCTGACCACGTGCCGTCGCAGTACGAGAATACATACATGACGACTACCTAGAGCCGACACGATGGTGCTCGCGCTATCCGTGTTGTCGTGGGACCAGTTCATGCAACTGGCCCTGTACCAGAAGTTCATCGTCGGCATGATGGCCCTGTACGCGCTCGCGATGACCGCGCTGACTGTCGTGTTCGCGATGAACGGCAACGTCGCGTCGGTGCTGACGCTGGTCGTGGCCGCTGCCGTCTGGGTCGCAGCGCTGTCCATCGTCCCGGCCCGGTTCGGGGCGACGGGGGCCAGGAAGTGACGTGGCGAGACCCTGCCGTCGCCCCCAGGACACCGAGTATATGACGCTCCAGCCCCTATCGGATGTATGAGCGAGCAGAGCGAACGCGAACTTCCCGAGAACGAGGAGGAGTGGCGAGAGATACTGACAGACGAGGAGTACCGCATCCTGCGCGAGGCGGGAACGGAGCCGAAGTTCAGCGGCGACCTGCTGGACGTCAAAGACGACGGCGTCTTCACCTGTGCCGGCTGTGGCACGGAGCTGTTCGCGTCCGACGAGAAGTTCGACTCCGGCAGCGGGTGGCCCAGCTTCTGGGACGTCTACCAGGAGGGCAACATGGAGACGCGGCTGGACACGAGCCACGGGATGCGACGGACCGAAGTCGTCTGCGCGAACTGCGGCGGCCACCTCGGCCACGTCTTCGACGACGGCCCGGAGCCGACCGGGAAGCGCTACTGCATCAACTCGGCAGCGCTGGACTTCGAGCCCGACGAGTAGCCCACCGGAACGCTTTTTTCGCTCGTCCGCGGCCGTTGGCCTGTGAGCGACGCATCACGCGACGGCGGACGCCTCGACCGGCTGGAGGAACTGCCAATCGTCGACGGATTCCTGGCCGGCCTGGGCGGCTTCCTCGGAGGGTACGTCGTCTTCGTCGGCCTGCTGGTCGGGTCCGGGGCACTCACCTTCTCGCAGGGGCTGACCACGGCACTGCGCTCGGCCGCGCAGGTGTTCTACAACGCCTTCAACGTCCCGACGTACACCAGACAGACGCTGCGCATCGAACAGAGCGGGCAGGTCCAGGAGCAGGTCACCGAGGTGTGGTCGAACTCGGTCACGGGCTTTCAGTCGATAACCCGGACACAGCTCGTCGACGGCGAGGTCGTCAACGAGGTGTCCGGCGGCGGGACCGCACCGACCGTGAGCGCGCTCCCCGACGTCGTCTACCTCGCGGTGCCGATTCTCGCCATCGTGGCCGTCGGCGTCGTCCTGGGCTATCGGGCCATAGAAGTGGACGCGCTCGACCCCAACGAGATAGTCTTCGGGAGCGTGGCGGCCGGCGTCGCGATGGCCGCGGGCTTTCTCGCGCTCTCGCTGGGAGTGTCCTTCGTGCTGGTCCGGACCGGAGAGAACGCCGTGCTGTACCCGGCCCGTTCCGAGGCGGTGCTCTACGGCATCGCGTACCCGCTGGTCGGCGGGACGGCGAGCGCGGCACTCGGCCAGGTCCTCCAGGGCCAGGGCACCGGGAGGGACGGGCCCGACAGCGACGAGGCGGACGAGCCGACGGAGGACAGGGTCGCCCGGCCGGTCGACGACCCGGCCGACGGCGAGGAGTGACCACGGCGGGACGTAGCTTTATTTCCGTGCGCTCGCACGGGTGAGTATGACAGATGCCGTCCGCGACGTGTTTCTTCCCGTCGCCGCACAGGAGCACCTGGA contains:
- a CDS encoding TMEM175 family protein, which codes for MALPFRRESEETDRLLALSDGVIAIAITLLVLEISVPELPPGTTSEALQAVVFDQWNQFVGYTLSFLVIGLYWTLHRRVFVYIEEHNRGVLWLNLLFLLFVAFVPYGTSVFSTYPNAFGIAFIAAVLALTGLSLALLWLYASRKRLIEEGLTSRVVTIQATRYLVSPVVFLLSIVVATVDPGWAVLTWLLLVPINAALNSRLVESIEVAAEEADSSETD
- the msrB gene encoding peptide-methionine (R)-S-oxide reductase MsrB, with the protein product MSEQSERELPENEEEWREILTDEEYRILREAGTEPKFSGDLLDVKDDGVFTCAGCGTELFASDEKFDSGSGWPSFWDVYQEGNMETRLDTSHGMRRTEVVCANCGGHLGHVFDDGPEPTGKRYCINSAALDFEPDE
- the glnA gene encoding type I glutamate--ammonia ligase, whose protein sequence is MTSATLSDDAQAVIDEIEERDIDFLRLQFTDILGTVKNVSIPAEQAEKAFTEGIYFDGSSIDGFVRIQESDMRLVPNPSTFAVLPWTSAGDHTSARLICDVYDTATDAAFDGDPRWVLKRAVQRANDMGYTVNTGPEPEFFLFEEDEDGDATLDFSDSGGYFDLAPKDLASDVRGDIIYGLEEMGFEVEASHHEVAESQHEIDFKYDDILSTADNVATFRSVVRAIAAQHDMHATFMPKPIPKINGSGMHTHLSLFTEDGENAFHDPADEFNLSETAKQFLAGILEHAPAITAVANPTVNSYKRLVPGYEAPVYIAWSDVNRSALVRKPAARTPAASRIELRSPDPSCNPYLAFAAMIHAGLDGIENDLDCPDPVRENIYDFDEAERAEYGIETLPSNLGEAVDELESDEVLMDALGPHVAEKFVEAKRQEFREYLVDVSQWEIDRYLEKF
- a CDS encoding lactate utilization protein, with the protein product MSQQKSDYVDDAAIDATLDELPDDATVDETVANLEANGFDVVVVDSAEQALETVQSHIPADASVMNGHSTTLEEIGFVEYLTEGDHDWEALPDEIWSIDDDAERQAARRESQTADYFLGGINAIAQSGELVAADRSGSRIGAYPFAASNVVIVSGVNKIVPTLDDALDRLESVAYPLENERAKEAYGVDSAIAKQLIFRQELEDGRTTVVLVRDQLGY
- a CDS encoding HalOD1 output domain-containing protein produces the protein MASNASLSRSVIEAVAAREGVPATELPEPLARAVDPDALDSLFNHSAGHVLFTYEGYEVCVSSTGDVSLTPTEGR